A genomic segment from Peribacillus sp. ACCC06369 encodes:
- a CDS encoding DUF3900 domain-containing protein — protein MDFTITYLSFYLIQVDGKGDQADKRFKHFQTLDTQEYEESPLKDFLDGELMKISKRKVDRHPKTEQIPTKIGSFIVEEGHALDSNPNYNVFDRVRYAKTKEEFQEENEQFTRSYIDTSAVRGGVFIIASAKLSKYLDEPFVFLLKCDFEPKVASISDERTLIRHVEMAITTKNMKSIQYPYMPEEGMVEEAELKIHQASHARYFEDFLKFVEYGESMPEIMKNQVIHMVHEHVSAQFEENSDELHKFEQDLEIWETSDKREIQERLETHQVVEATAQIVEHTPEAELRMKLGSTSIKGLLADFGDSIHLGKINGKYVLMIESDTIEFDKGVSPIEFHRPDDLMEIVEKISRKV, from the coding sequence ATGGATTTTACGATTACCTATCTGTCTTTTTATTTAATCCAAGTCGATGGAAAAGGCGATCAGGCTGATAAGCGTTTTAAACATTTTCAAACTCTTGATACCCAGGAATACGAAGAAAGTCCTCTAAAGGATTTTTTGGATGGGGAATTGATGAAGATTTCCAAACGAAAAGTGGACCGTCATCCAAAAACTGAACAAATACCGACGAAAATCGGTTCTTTTATTGTCGAAGAAGGACATGCACTTGATTCCAACCCTAATTACAATGTATTTGACCGTGTTCGATATGCTAAAACGAAAGAAGAATTCCAAGAGGAAAATGAACAATTCACGCGGTCATATATTGATACTAGTGCCGTCCGCGGTGGTGTCTTCATAATCGCATCGGCTAAATTATCGAAATATCTCGATGAACCATTCGTTTTCTTATTAAAATGTGATTTCGAGCCAAAGGTTGCATCCATTTCGGATGAACGGACCCTGATCAGACACGTTGAAATGGCCATCACCACCAAAAATATGAAATCCATTCAATATCCCTACATGCCCGAAGAAGGAATGGTCGAAGAAGCCGAACTGAAAATCCACCAGGCTTCACATGCTCGCTACTTTGAGGACTTTTTGAAATTTGTTGAATATGGCGAATCGATGCCGGAAATCATGAAAAACCAGGTCATCCATATGGTCCATGAACATGTATCCGCTCAATTCGAAGAAAACAGTGACGAACTGCACAAATTCGAACAGGACCTCGAAATCTGGGAAACAAGCGATAAGCGGGAAATCCAGGAACGTCTTGAGACCCACCAAGTCGTCGAAGCCACAGCCCAGATTGTCGAACATACACCTGAAGCCGAACTGCGAATGAAGCTTGGCAGTACATCTATCAAAGGATTGCTAGCCGATTTTGGCGACAGTATCCATTTAGGAAAGATTAACGGGAAGTATGTATTAATGATTGAATCCGATACAATAGAGTTCGATAAAGGTGTTTCGCCGATTGAATTTCATAGGCCTGATGATTTGATGGAGATTGTGGAGAAGATTAGTAGGAAGGTTTGA
- a CDS encoding twin-arginine translocase TatA/TatE family subunit, which translates to MLSNIGFPGLILILLLALVVFGPNKLPQIGRAVGTSLREFKDATKGITEEIQEEFKEDVQAARKESIK; encoded by the coding sequence ATGCTTTCAAATATTGGTTTTCCCGGCTTAATTTTAATCCTTCTTTTAGCTTTAGTTGTTTTTGGACCGAATAAGCTTCCTCAAATCGGACGGGCCGTCGGCACCTCGCTTAGAGAGTTTAAGGATGCAACCAAGGGAATAACGGAAGAAATACAAGAGGAATTCAAGGAAGACGTACAAGCTGCAAGGAAAGAATCGATAAAATGA
- a CDS encoding amino acid transporter, giving the protein MSIFRKKSIEDLLINASSSGKGLKRELGAWDLTMLGIGAIIGTGIFVLTGTGAVNAGPALSLSFVIAGLACLFAALAYAEFAASVPVSGSTYTYAYATLGEFAAWIIGWDLILEYLLAVSAVSAGWSGYFQSFLSGFGINFPEKFTAAPGSVDGVTTYMNLPAFLIVMAITLLISRGTKQTTRINNIMVVIKVLVVLLFIVSSIYYVKPENWQPFMPFGIDGVFSTAALMFFAFIGFDAVASAAEETRNPGKNLPRGILGSLVICVVLYMVVSLIMTGVVPYAQFSTALDHPISLVLQSAGQNWVAGIIDLGAFLGMTTVILVMLYGQTRIMFAMSRDGLMPKSLSRLHKKYKTPYAASWMFGLIAALLGAFIPLGELAELVNIGTLTAFTMISVAVIVLRKTRPDMKRAFYCPAVPLVPGLAIVFCVFLMIQLGSHTWIRFLIWMAIGVVIYFTYSRKHSNLNQQEK; this is encoded by the coding sequence ATGAGTATTTTTAGAAAGAAGTCCATTGAGGACTTATTGATAAACGCAAGTTCCAGCGGTAAGGGATTGAAAAGGGAACTAGGCGCTTGGGATTTAACGATGCTTGGAATTGGAGCGATCATTGGTACAGGCATTTTTGTATTAACAGGTACTGGTGCAGTAAATGCTGGTCCTGCACTTTCATTATCTTTCGTTATTGCAGGTCTTGCCTGTTTATTCGCTGCACTCGCATATGCGGAATTTGCAGCATCCGTACCGGTTTCCGGTTCGACTTATACGTATGCTTATGCAACTCTAGGTGAATTTGCCGCTTGGATAATCGGCTGGGATTTAATCCTTGAATACTTATTGGCCGTTAGTGCCGTATCGGCAGGCTGGTCAGGCTATTTCCAATCATTTTTAAGTGGATTCGGGATTAACTTTCCAGAGAAATTTACGGCAGCACCGGGTTCGGTTGATGGTGTCACGACTTATATGAATTTGCCAGCCTTTTTGATAGTAATGGCGATTACTTTATTGATCTCCAGAGGCACGAAACAAACGACTAGGATTAATAACATAATGGTCGTCATAAAAGTGTTGGTAGTCTTGCTGTTCATCGTTTCTTCTATTTATTATGTAAAACCGGAAAACTGGCAGCCATTCATGCCATTTGGAATCGATGGGGTATTTTCAACTGCCGCATTAATGTTCTTTGCCTTCATCGGCTTTGATGCGGTTGCTTCTGCTGCTGAAGAAACAAGAAATCCAGGAAAGAATTTACCACGTGGAATACTCGGTTCTCTTGTCATTTGTGTTGTGCTATACATGGTCGTGAGTTTAATAATGACAGGTGTGGTACCGTATGCACAATTCAGCACGGCTCTCGATCACCCGATTTCTTTGGTCTTGCAAAGCGCAGGACAAAATTGGGTTGCAGGGATCATTGATCTAGGTGCGTTCCTCGGTATGACAACGGTGATTTTGGTGATGTTATATGGCCAAACCCGGATCATGTTTGCGATGTCACGTGATGGGCTGATGCCTAAATCCTTATCAAGACTTCATAAGAAATATAAAACACCATATGCTGCTTCATGGATGTTTGGTTTGATAGCGGCCTTACTGGGAGCATTCATACCGCTTGGTGAATTGGCAGAGTTGGTCAACATTGGAACATTGACTGCGTTTACGATGATTTCCGTAGCGGTCATCGTTTTACGGAAAACAAGACCGGATATGAAACGTGCTTTTTATTGTCCGGCTGTACCGCTCGTTCCGGGCTTAGCAATCGTTTTTTGCGTATTCTTGATGATTCAATTGGGAAGTCATACATGGATAAGGTTCTTGATTTGGATGGCTATCGGAGTCGTCATTTACTTCACTTATTCCCGTAAACATTCCAACCTTAACCAGCAGGAAAAATAA
- a CDS encoding globin-coupled sensor protein: MKSLWRNKQKIDSIDYLQFKEQVGINIREYPSVLTQVEMIHLTIGDLCITRSLQEEVKEHLTQIVENFYKNLENESSLLKIISANSSIDRLKKTLHRHMFEMFSGTIDDVYIKQRYVIAQVHVRIGLQPKWYMSAFQDLLQSIIIHVMANIKNIEQYQDNILAVTKIINLEQQIVLEAYELENEKIRQQNLEEKETIKLQVNQNAEELAAISEETSSATQLMANKVVEIHNFTQKGSEIAIHAEGKSNEGVELLQGLEKRLVKTQDQMTIISKDMEQLSNTSKEIERIVTIITSIAEQTNLLALNAAIEAARAGDNGKGFAVVAGEVRKLSENTKQSVSEVVKLVSGIAHFTNVMNTSISMVSGEITKGTKQGKETGKFFTDIAKAMLSVKEQNIKITKEMTELNDIFDEINEVFNQVAVSSDQLTQMTMNL; this comes from the coding sequence ATGAAAAGTTTATGGCGAAATAAACAAAAGATAGATTCAATAGACTATTTGCAATTTAAGGAACAAGTCGGTATCAATATAAGGGAGTATCCGAGCGTATTGACACAAGTGGAGATGATTCATTTGACGATCGGGGATTTATGCATCACTCGTTCTTTACAAGAAGAAGTGAAAGAACATCTGACCCAAATTGTTGAAAATTTTTATAAAAATCTAGAGAATGAATCCTCTTTATTGAAAATCATTTCGGCCAATAGTTCTATCGATAGGTTGAAAAAGACACTGCATCGTCATATGTTCGAAATGTTTAGCGGTACCATTGATGATGTTTACATTAAACAGCGCTATGTTATCGCACAGGTACATGTGCGAATTGGACTGCAGCCAAAATGGTATATGAGTGCTTTTCAAGATTTACTGCAATCAATAATCATTCATGTGATGGCCAATATAAAGAATATAGAGCAATATCAGGATAACATTCTGGCAGTCACTAAAATTATTAATTTAGAGCAGCAAATAGTTTTAGAGGCATATGAACTTGAAAATGAGAAGATTCGTCAACAAAACCTTGAAGAAAAAGAGACGATTAAACTACAGGTCAATCAAAATGCCGAAGAATTGGCAGCAATCAGTGAAGAGACAAGTTCAGCAACGCAATTAATGGCAAATAAGGTAGTCGAAATCCATAATTTCACTCAAAAGGGGTCAGAGATTGCGATACATGCAGAGGGGAAATCGAATGAAGGTGTTGAACTGTTACAAGGGTTAGAGAAAAGGTTGGTAAAAACACAGGATCAAATGACGATCATCTCAAAAGATATGGAACAGCTATCCAATACATCAAAGGAAATTGAACGAATTGTCACGATTATCACTTCTATTGCCGAACAAACGAATTTGTTGGCATTGAACGCAGCGATTGAAGCGGCAAGAGCGGGTGATAATGGCAAGGGATTTGCGGTTGTTGCAGGTGAAGTAAGGAAGCTTTCGGAAAATACCAAGCAATCAGTTTCGGAAGTAGTGAAACTGGTTAGTGGCATTGCTCATTTTACCAATGTAATGAATACTTCAATTTCCATGGTTAGCGGGGAGATTACTAAAGGCACGAAGCAAGGGAAAGAAACGGGCAAATTTTTTACCGATATAGCAAAGGCCATGCTTTCAGTAAAAGAGCAAAATATTAAAATCACCAAGGAAATGACAGAACTGAATGATATTTTCGATGAAATTAATGAAGTGTTCAATCAAGTTGCCGTTTCATCGGATCAATTGACCCAAATGACGATGAACTTGTAG
- a CDS encoding aromatic acid/H+ symport family MFS transporter produces the protein MARINTTEVISNSKFNRFHFGLLAWCFIIILFDGYDLVVYGTVVPLLTEEWNLTSVEAGAMGSYGLFGMLFGAIFFGTLADRIGRKNVIAITLILFSLFTLLCGFANTPTMFSTFRFLAGLGLGGIMPNVIALLTDYAPKRMRSMVVSIVLCGYSFGGMLAPILGILVMPTLGWESIFWFAGIPLLFLPFMMKRLPEASTHLIRVNRKEELIRILSRVSPESEFDIKDEIVDVKKTDTNMPIVGLFKDSRALSTLMFWIAFFMCLLMVYGLNTWLPKLMIEAGYALNSSLGFLIVLQGGAIIGTLIIAKLCDRYGSKKMLVPMYALGAVSLTLLGMGGSSFVIYTLVAIAGACTIGAQNLVQAYVSQYYPPNIRSTALGVASGIGRIGGMLGPILGGFLLSISLPIQLNFIAFAIPGLIAAVALSFVPVKIAYYKNDHKEQTEEMAVESNKMNIM, from the coding sequence ATGGCAAGAATTAATACGACTGAGGTAATTAGCAACAGTAAGTTCAACCGCTTTCATTTTGGATTGCTGGCATGGTGTTTTATCATTATCCTTTTTGACGGCTATGACCTTGTCGTTTACGGAACGGTCGTCCCGCTATTGACAGAGGAGTGGAACCTTACTTCCGTGGAAGCTGGGGCTATGGGCAGCTACGGTCTATTTGGAATGTTGTTCGGGGCCATTTTCTTTGGTACATTAGCAGATCGGATTGGCAGAAAAAACGTAATAGCGATTACACTGATTTTATTTAGTTTGTTTACGCTTTTATGTGGATTTGCGAATACGCCTACAATGTTTTCGACTTTTAGGTTTTTAGCGGGATTAGGTCTTGGGGGCATTATGCCGAACGTCATTGCCTTATTGACGGATTATGCACCGAAAAGGATGCGGAGCATGGTCGTTTCGATTGTTTTGTGCGGTTATTCATTCGGAGGGATGCTTGCACCGATACTGGGTATCCTGGTTATGCCGACATTAGGTTGGGAATCAATATTCTGGTTTGCAGGAATACCATTGTTATTTTTACCCTTCATGATGAAACGTTTACCAGAGGCTTCGACGCATCTGATCAGAGTTAACAGAAAAGAGGAGTTAATCAGGATATTATCCAGGGTCAGTCCGGAGAGTGAATTCGACATCAAGGACGAAATTGTAGATGTGAAAAAAACGGATACCAATATGCCGATTGTTGGATTGTTTAAGGATTCCCGTGCCCTGAGCACGTTGATGTTCTGGATCGCCTTTTTCATGTGCCTATTGATGGTATATGGATTGAATACATGGCTTCCAAAGCTAATGATCGAGGCAGGGTATGCGCTGAATTCAAGCTTAGGTTTCTTGATCGTTCTTCAAGGGGGAGCTATCATAGGCACGCTTATCATCGCTAAACTTTGTGATCGTTATGGATCCAAGAAAATGCTTGTGCCGATGTATGCGCTTGGGGCAGTCAGTTTGACTCTATTGGGAATGGGTGGAAGTTCCTTCGTGATTTACACATTGGTAGCGATTGCAGGAGCCTGTACCATTGGTGCCCAAAACCTAGTACAAGCCTATGTTTCCCAGTACTATCCACCAAATATTAGATCGACTGCACTAGGAGTGGCATCTGGAATCGGAAGGATCGGCGGTATGCTTGGACCCATTCTTGGCGGATTCTTATTATCCATCTCGCTACCCATCCAATTGAATTTCATTGCCTTCGCCATTCCGGGTCTCATTGCCGCGGTAGCTTTATCATTCGTTCCAGTGAAAATAGCTTATTACAAAAATGATCATAAGGAACAAACTGAAGAAATGGCGGTAGAGTCCAATAAAATGAATATCATGTAA
- a CDS encoding HNH endonuclease encodes MCRFDFKEHYGDIGEGYIEGHHTKPISEMGEDEQTKIEDIVLVCANCHRMLHRRRPWLSINELKELLG; translated from the coding sequence GTGTGTCGATTTGATTTTAAAGAACATTATGGCGATATAGGAGAAGGTTACATAGAAGGGCATCATACTAAACCTATTTCTGAAATGGGTGAAGATGAGCAGACAAAAATTGAAGATATAGTCCTTGTTTGTGCTAATTGCCACCGTATGTTACACCGTAGAAGACCGTGGCTATCAATTAATGAGCTTAAAGAATTATTAGGATAG
- a CDS encoding DEAD/DEAH box helicase, translated as MGFFDRKMKEYSAKPKEIITNPIEIFNKSLIQQPGYDFLRGNQTEFLNLWDSRRKDTDIVGLMDTGSGKTLTGLLMLYSKLKEGVGPAVYLCPDNQLVEQVYQQASLYGIPVCKFELTESYQQFPLEYENGEAILIANFDKLFNGRSVFGVIGNDREIKEIGALLIDDAHECVKKARQKASIKIHKKENEQLFANLGNLFIKDLEIQGRAALSGIIKGESSVIKQIPYWDWQNKLSSVTKLLEDNNNIRNSDIFFNSNLILDELDNCECYISGTTIEITPIMIPYYKIPAFNKAQHRFILSATLNNGFSLISDLGIDENAVKNPINVNTISLGERLILAPKRYNKEITDLEIRQLCFEYAKDINVVVIVPNSKKSEIWTNMGADLLNSDNVVEEINKLKSEKIGRVCVVQNRYDGMDLLDDACRLLVIDGMPTKESLKEKIEMQYRENSMLVNMKRAQTIEQGLGRGVRSGTDHCVTILMGDDLLSFIGKNANKPLFSPVIQTQLEFGVNLVAREEVLDKDIAIGYMKEAIKECLEANDGWRTFHKQLVNSAENEFSIVNFDNLIDLSVLENTLFEAKRKEDLPNIDKIMRGILTLVAKSNDEGWYFQLYAQLIHSLDSTRASDLQIIAKELNTSLLRPLNFVRSKKVKNYGSQIPNFKNKVAEFDRGTDLVIYVNNILSTLEYSPDILYKDFETSVKKIGEFLGFVSTCPDKEFNDGPDNFWRTENFDFVIECKNNSLNNISRDEANQMTASIRWYKAVYTESDRMVGVILHKSNIVAQDAHINNEFSVIDLEKLGLLKSNLRKFSMELSHKSPNSWTESELEEKLRKYSLTDKTFREKYIRNIRG; from the coding sequence ATGGGTTTTTTTGATAGGAAGATGAAGGAATATTCGGCAAAACCAAAAGAAATAATAACTAATCCTATAGAAATTTTTAATAAATCTCTTATACAACAGCCTGGATATGATTTTTTGAGAGGAAATCAAACTGAGTTTTTAAACCTCTGGGATAGTAGGAGGAAAGATACAGATATAGTTGGTTTAATGGATACTGGTTCTGGTAAGACTTTAACGGGTTTATTAATGTTATACTCCAAGCTTAAAGAAGGGGTTGGACCTGCAGTTTATTTGTGTCCTGATAATCAATTAGTAGAGCAAGTATATCAACAAGCATCCTTGTATGGTATACCAGTATGTAAATTTGAGCTAACAGAAAGTTATCAACAATTCCCTTTAGAATATGAGAATGGTGAAGCTATCTTGATAGCGAATTTTGATAAACTTTTTAATGGTAGGTCTGTTTTTGGAGTAATTGGAAATGATAGAGAAATAAAAGAAATTGGTGCATTGTTAATAGATGATGCTCATGAGTGTGTAAAAAAAGCTAGGCAAAAGGCATCTATAAAAATACATAAAAAGGAAAATGAACAATTGTTTGCTAATTTAGGTAATTTGTTCATTAAAGACCTCGAAATTCAAGGAAGAGCAGCATTAAGCGGTATTATAAAGGGTGAATCTAGTGTTATTAAACAAATTCCTTATTGGGATTGGCAAAATAAATTATCGAGTGTAACTAAATTGCTAGAGGATAATAATAATATTAGGAATAGTGATATATTTTTCAATTCAAACCTAATTTTAGATGAATTAGATAATTGTGAGTGCTATATAAGTGGTACTACTATTGAGATAACACCAATAATGATTCCCTATTATAAAATTCCAGCATTTAATAAAGCTCAACACCGCTTTATTTTATCTGCCACTTTAAATAATGGATTTTCTTTAATAAGTGATTTAGGAATTGATGAAAATGCTGTTAAAAATCCAATAAATGTAAATACAATCAGCTTAGGTGAACGCTTAATCCTCGCTCCTAAGAGATATAATAAGGAAATTACAGACTTAGAAATACGTCAGTTATGTTTTGAATATGCAAAAGACATAAATGTTGTTGTTATTGTTCCTAATAGTAAAAAAAGCGAAATTTGGACTAATATGGGGGCAGATTTGTTAAACAGTGACAACGTTGTCGAGGAAATAAACAAATTGAAGAGTGAAAAAATAGGTAGAGTTTGTGTTGTACAGAATAGATATGATGGAATGGATTTATTGGACGATGCTTGTAGATTATTGGTCATCGATGGTATGCCTACAAAGGAATCTTTAAAAGAAAAAATTGAAATGCAGTACAGAGAAAACTCAATGCTAGTTAATATGAAAAGAGCGCAGACTATTGAACAAGGGTTAGGAAGAGGGGTGCGTTCAGGAACTGACCATTGTGTTACTATATTAATGGGAGATGATTTATTATCCTTTATTGGAAAAAACGCTAATAAACCATTATTTAGCCCAGTGATTCAAACCCAATTGGAATTTGGGGTTAATTTAGTTGCTAGAGAGGAAGTATTAGATAAAGATATTGCAATTGGTTACATGAAAGAAGCAATTAAAGAGTGCCTTGAAGCCAATGATGGTTGGAGGACTTTTCATAAGCAACTAGTTAACTCTGCGGAAAATGAATTTAGCATTGTTAACTTTGATAACCTCATAGATTTGTCAGTGCTAGAAAATACACTTTTTGAAGCAAAACGAAAAGAAGACTTACCTAATATTGATAAAATTATGAGGGGAATATTGACTTTAGTTGCTAAAAGTAACGATGAGGGATGGTATTTTCAACTCTATGCACAATTAATACATTCTTTGGATTCTACTAGAGCCAGTGATTTACAAATAATAGCTAAAGAATTAAATACTAGTTTGCTTAGACCTCTCAATTTTGTTAGAAGTAAAAAAGTTAAAAATTATGGTAGTCAGATACCAAACTTTAAAAATAAAGTAGCTGAATTTGATAGAGGAACAGATTTGGTTATTTATGTGAATAACATCCTTTCAACATTAGAATACTCTCCTGATATATTATATAAGGACTTTGAAACATCAGTTAAAAAAATAGGAGAGTTCTTAGGTTTTGTATCTACATGTCCAGATAAAGAATTTAATGATGGACCAGATAATTTCTGGAGAACTGAGAACTTTGATTTTGTTATAGAATGTAAAAACAACAGTTTAAATAACATTAGTAGAGATGAAGCTAACCAAATGACTGCTTCAATAAGATGGTATAAAGCAGTATATACTGAAAGTGATAGAATGGTAGGAGTAATTCTTCATAAAAGTAATATAGTTGCTCAGGATGCTCATATTAATAATGAATTTTCAGTGATTGATTTAGAAAAATTAGGTTTATTAAAGAGTAACTTGCGCAAATTCAGTATGGAACTATCGCACAAATCACCTAATTCTTGGACAGAAAGTGAGTTAGAAGAAAAACTAAGAAAGTATTCTCTTACTGACAAGACTTTTAGAGAGAAGTATATAAGAAATATAAGAGGATAA
- a CDS encoding IS3 family transposase (programmed frameshift): protein MERKNTGKKYNNEFKKTIVDLYHSGNSVKELSGEYGVSEVTIYKWVKEFTPIGLGEESMTPKELAAIQKENLRLKQEVENLKKGYGHIREKVTETDLTEFIEEHKKQYPVQKMCEILEIPRSSHYQSLQIVVSNREQENQEITKEIHLIYLESKGRYGAPKIHESLLTKGFSLSLKRVQRLMSKARIRSITKKKYRPYPSKEKVIQLDNLLKRDFTTQTINEKWVADITYIHTLKDGWCYLASVLDLHSKKIVGYSFSRSMTTELVIKAFNNAHLSQKPSEGLVLHTDLGSQYTSSEFTQHIQNHHIKQSFSQKGCPYDNACIESFHALLKKEEVNHVQYLDYQTAKLAMFQFIEGWYNRKRIHSSLGYQTPQAIEDRIRNTA, encoded by the exons TTGGAACGTAAGAATACAGGTAAAAAATACAATAATGAATTCAAGAAGACTATTGTAGATCTTTATCACTCGGGTAATTCGGTCAAAGAATTAAGCGGCGAATATGGCGTATCAGAAGTTACCATTTATAAATGGGTTAAAGAATTTACTCCAATCGGTTTAGGGGAAGAGTCCATGACTCCAAAGGAATTAGCCGCCATTCAAAAGGAAAACCTTCGGTTAAAGCAAGAAGTTGAAA ATCTTAAAAAAGGCTATGGCCATATTCGCGAAAAAGTAACCGAAACAGATCTTACCGAATTTATTGAGGAACACAAGAAACAATATCCCGTACAGAAGATGTGTGAAATACTAGAAATCCCAAGAAGCAGCCATTATCAGTCCCTTCAAATAGTCGTATCAAATCGCGAACAGGAAAACCAAGAAATCACGAAGGAAATTCATCTCATTTACCTGGAAAGCAAGGGACGATATGGGGCTCCAAAGATTCATGAAAGCTTATTAACCAAAGGGTTTTCCCTAAGTCTAAAGCGTGTTCAACGCTTAATGAGCAAGGCGAGAATTCGTTCTATTACTAAGAAAAAATACCGTCCCTATCCATCTAAAGAAAAGGTTATTCAATTGGATAATTTGTTAAAACGAGACTTCACTACTCAGACCATTAATGAGAAATGGGTAGCAGATATTACGTATATCCATACGTTAAAAGACGGATGGTGTTATTTAGCTTCGGTATTAGACCTTCATTCTAAGAAAATAGTAGGGTATTCATTTTCTCGTTCAATGACGACAGAACTGGTCATAAAAGCTTTCAATAACGCACACCTATCACAAAAGCCCTCGGAGGGCTTAGTTCTTCATACCGATCTTGGCTCACAATATACAAGCAGTGAGTTTACTCAACATATCCAAAACCATCATATTAAGCAATCCTTTAGTCAGAAAGGTTGCCCGTACGATAATGCCTGTATTGAATCCTTTCATGCCCTATTAAAGAAGGAAGAAGTCAACCACGTACAATATCTAGACTATCAAACAGCTAAATTAGCGATGTTCCAATTTATTGAAGGTTGGTATAACCGAAAAAGAATTCACAGCAGCTTGGGTTATCAAACCCCACAAGCCATTGAAGATCGAATTAGGAATACAGCTTAA
- a CDS encoding HNH endonuclease: MATANQRQLEIQFHKDMLNIYENARKIGYNASRFKQMVANQGGLNVAKKFINSNSPSDGFTSLLLLGRLDLTVEALVLEEAYQSLFSEEERQVVLDRLKEYGFEIENEIVEESMVTTSTATVLAIRLLPMSETDPEFAEQTIENLQEWFVSELPFRKYNFKKGMNADPGTLVLFQYKGHVIASAILEEKIMYTEDNEGEYRGAYYFTPSSIAIFSPITSEEMKNIWTQFKGFNQSLQKLDIKQYELLYQLLLRKNIRYVLDGEVDEESFQKQIENINTDGSEKVVDEPKEIIKGTHIITPITKWKRNPIVSKKAIVLAENKCEYDNLHLFFKSATTGENYVEAHHLIPMEFQDQFENSLDVEANIISLCPLCHKTVHHATMEEIEPIIRELYLIRQNRLNKCNIGLEFEKLMGMYN; this comes from the coding sequence ATGGCAACTGCCAATCAAAGACAGTTAGAAATTCAATTTCATAAGGATATGTTAAATATTTATGAGAACGCAAGAAAGATTGGTTATAATGCTTCAAGGTTTAAGCAAATGGTTGCTAATCAAGGTGGACTAAATGTTGCTAAGAAGTTCATTAATAGCAACAGTCCTTCTGATGGATTTACAAGCTTATTGCTATTGGGGAGATTAGATTTAACAGTGGAAGCATTAGTTCTTGAGGAAGCATATCAATCACTTTTTAGTGAAGAAGAAAGACAGGTTGTATTAGATAGATTAAAAGAATATGGATTTGAAATTGAAAATGAAATAGTAGAAGAGAGTATGGTTACTACTTCTACAGCAACTGTGCTTGCTATTAGACTGCTACCAATGTCAGAAACTGACCCAGAGTTTGCAGAGCAAACTATAGAAAATTTACAAGAATGGTTTGTAAGTGAATTACCTTTTAGAAAGTATAATTTTAAAAAAGGAATGAATGCAGACCCTGGAACTCTAGTTTTATTTCAATATAAAGGGCATGTTATTGCTTCTGCTATTCTTGAAGAAAAGATAATGTATACAGAAGATAATGAAGGGGAATACAGAGGAGCATATTATTTTACTCCTTCATCTATAGCTATTTTTAGCCCTATTACTTCCGAGGAAATGAAGAATATTTGGACTCAATTTAAAGGGTTTAATCAGTCTCTACAAAAATTAGATATTAAACAATATGAATTATTGTATCAACTTTTATTAAGGAAAAATATTAGATATGTACTTGATGGGGAAGTAGATGAGGAATCTTTTCAAAAACAAATTGAGAATATAAATACGGATGGTTCAGAGAAAGTAGTGGATGAACCTAAAGAAATAATAAAAGGGACACATATAATCACTCCAATAACTAAGTGGAAAAGGAATCCTATCGTTTCTAAGAAGGCTATAGTATTAGCTGAAAATAAGTGTGAATATGATAACTTGCATTTATTTTTTAAATCGGCTACAACAGGTGAAAATTATGTTGAAGCACATCATTTAATTCCTATGGAGTTCCAAGACCAATTTGAGAATAGCTTGGATGTTGAAGCGAATATTATATCGTTATGTCCTCTTTGTCATAAAACAGTCCATCATGCCACAATGGAAGAAATAGAGCCAATAATCCGAGAATTATATTTAATAAGACAAAATAGGTTAAATAAATGCAATATTGGCTTGGAGTTTGAAAAGTTAATGGGAATGTACAACTAA